The Euphorbia lathyris chromosome 3, ddEupLath1.1, whole genome shotgun sequence genome contains a region encoding:
- the LOC136224348 gene encoding F-box/LRR-repeat protein 14 isoform X3 yields the protein MDNLPDQLVWEIFSRVDKTVDRNSASLACKRLHEVDSEQRQSLRFGCGLDPANEALTSLCKRFPNLVKVEITYSGWMSKLGKQLNDQGLQILANNCPYMEDLTLSYCTFLTDVGLSHLASCAKLSALNLNFTPRITGCGILSVVVGCKKLIVLHLNRCLNVTSGEWLEYLGKLETLEDLSIKNCRVIGEGDLIKLGCSWRKLKKLQFEVDANYRYMKVYDRLAVDRWQKQLVHCESMLELSLMNCIISPGRGLACVLGKCRNLERIHLDMCVGVRDCDIISLAQKSRNLRSISVRVPSDYSLPLMLNNPLRLTDESLKAVAQNCPMLESVRLSFSDGEFPSFSSFTLNGILTLIEMCPIRELVLDHVYSFNDVGMEALCRAEHLESLEVVRCQEISDEGLQLVGQFPRLCILRMRKCLGVTDEGLKPLVGSYKLEDMTVEDCPQISERGVQGAAKFVSFRQDLSWIRPIFLHFLDSFVLFPGTLAAAILGVSEFINCCCVCLRQRPAISKPTTTRHQLSSPSFLNRPPRRFPGL from the exons ATGGATAATTTACCAGACCAACTGGTTTGGGAGATCTTCAGTAGAGTCGATAAAACTGTTGATAGAAATTCTGCTTCATTAGCATGTAAGCGTCTCCATGAAGTAGATAGTGAGCAGAGACAATCTCTCCGCTTTGGTTGTGGATTAGATCCTGCAAATGAAGCTTTAACTTCTCTCTGCAAGAGATTTCCTAACTTGGTCAAAGTAGAAATAACTTATTCGGGTTGGATGTCCAAGCTAGGAAAGCAGTTAAACGACCAAGGCCTCCAGATTCTCGCTAATAACTGCCCATATATGGAGGATCTCACTTTAAGCTATTGCACATTCTTAACAGATGTGGGTCTTTCTCACTTAGCTTCTTGTGCCAAGCTTTCAGcattgaatttgaatttcacGCCGAGAATCACAGGTTGTGGCATCTTGTCTGTTGTTGTGGGTTGCAAAAAACTCATCGTTCTCCACCTTAACCGATGTCTCAATGTTACTAGTGGTGAATGGTTGGAATACCTCGGCAAGTTAGAGACGCTTGAAGACCTTTCGATTAAGAATTGTAGAGTGATAGGGGAGGGAGATTTGATTAAGTTAGGATGTAGCTGGAGAAAACTAAAAAAGCTGCAGTTTGAAGTGGATGCGAATTACCGATATATGAAGGTTTATGATCGGCTAGCCGTAGATCGATGGCAGAAGCAATTGGTCCACTGTGAATCTATGTTGGAACTCAGCCTCATGAATTGCATCATCAGCCCAGGTAGGGGACTTGCTTGTGTCCTGGGTAAGTGCAGGAACTTGGAGAGGATTCACTTGGACATGTGTGTTGGGGTACGAGACTGTGACATTATAAGCCTAGCCCAAAAATCGAGAAATCTTCGGTCAATTTCTGTCCGAGTTCCTTCGGATTACTCCTTGCCGCTTATGCTGAACAACCCTTTGAGATTGACAGATGAGAGTCTGAAAGCAGTTGCTCAAAACTGTCCAATGCTTGAGTCAGTCCGGTTATCTTTCTCTGATGGGGAATTTCCATCCTTTTCGTCATTTACATTGAATGGAATTCTTACTTTGATCGAGATGTGTCCGATTAGGGAGCTTGTTCTTGACCATGTGTATTCGTTCAACGATGTTGGGATGGAAGCCCTATGTAGAGCTGAGCACCTTGAAAGTTTGGAGGTAGTGAGATGTCAAGAAATAAGTGATGAGGGGCTGCAACTGGTAGGACAGTTTCCTCGGTTGTGCATATTACGGATGAGAAAGTGTCTAGGAGTAACAGATGAAGGGTTAAAACCTCTTGTTGGTTCGTATAAATTGGAAGATATGACTGTTGAAGATTGTCCTCAAATTTCAGAAAGGGGAGTTCAAGGAGCTGCAAAATTTGTATCGTTTCGACAAGACTTGTCATGGAT CAGACCGATTTTTCTTCATTTCCTCGACTCGTTCGTTCTCTTCCCTGGAACCCTAGCTGCTGCGATTTTGGGGGTTTCAGAATTCATCAACTGCTGTTGCGTCTGCCTCCGTCAAAGGCCGGCGATTTCTAAACCGACCACCACGCGACATCAGCTCTCCTCTCCTTCCTTTCTGAACCGACCACCACGACGATTTCCAGGTTTGTAA
- the LOC136224348 gene encoding F-box/LRR-repeat protein 14 isoform X2 yields MDNLPDQLVWEIFSRVDKTVDRNSASLACKRLHEVDSEQRQSLRFGCGLDPANEALTSLCKRFPNLVKVEITYSGWMSKLGKQLNDQGLQILANNCPYMEDLTLSYCTFLTDVGLSHLASCAKLSALNLNFTPRITGCGILSVVVGCKKLIVLHLNRCLNVTSGEWLEYLGKLETLEDLSIKNCRVIGEGDLIKLGCSWRKLKKLQFEVDANYRYMKVYDRLAVDRWQKQLVHCESMLELSLMNCIISPGRGLACVLGKCRNLERIHLDMCVGVRDCDIISLAQKSRNLRSISVRVPSDYSLPLMLNNPLRLTDESLKAVAQNCPMLESVRLSFSDGEFPSFSSFTLNGILTLIEMCPIRELVLDHVYSFNDVGMEALCRAEHLESLEVVRCQEISDEGLQLVGQFPRLCILRMRKCLGVTDEGLKPLVGSYKLEDMTVEDCPQISERGVQGAAKFVSFRQDLSWIPIFLHFLDSFVLFPGTLAAAILGVSEFINCCCVCLRQRPAISKPTTTRHQLSSPSFLNRPPRRFPAMLDQLIMNMYDNKKQEAMNHEQNSICT; encoded by the exons ATGGATAATTTACCAGACCAACTGGTTTGGGAGATCTTCAGTAGAGTCGATAAAACTGTTGATAGAAATTCTGCTTCATTAGCATGTAAGCGTCTCCATGAAGTAGATAGTGAGCAGAGACAATCTCTCCGCTTTGGTTGTGGATTAGATCCTGCAAATGAAGCTTTAACTTCTCTCTGCAAGAGATTTCCTAACTTGGTCAAAGTAGAAATAACTTATTCGGGTTGGATGTCCAAGCTAGGAAAGCAGTTAAACGACCAAGGCCTCCAGATTCTCGCTAATAACTGCCCATATATGGAGGATCTCACTTTAAGCTATTGCACATTCTTAACAGATGTGGGTCTTTCTCACTTAGCTTCTTGTGCCAAGCTTTCAGcattgaatttgaatttcacGCCGAGAATCACAGGTTGTGGCATCTTGTCTGTTGTTGTGGGTTGCAAAAAACTCATCGTTCTCCACCTTAACCGATGTCTCAATGTTACTAGTGGTGAATGGTTGGAATACCTCGGCAAGTTAGAGACGCTTGAAGACCTTTCGATTAAGAATTGTAGAGTGATAGGGGAGGGAGATTTGATTAAGTTAGGATGTAGCTGGAGAAAACTAAAAAAGCTGCAGTTTGAAGTGGATGCGAATTACCGATATATGAAGGTTTATGATCGGCTAGCCGTAGATCGATGGCAGAAGCAATTGGTCCACTGTGAATCTATGTTGGAACTCAGCCTCATGAATTGCATCATCAGCCCAGGTAGGGGACTTGCTTGTGTCCTGGGTAAGTGCAGGAACTTGGAGAGGATTCACTTGGACATGTGTGTTGGGGTACGAGACTGTGACATTATAAGCCTAGCCCAAAAATCGAGAAATCTTCGGTCAATTTCTGTCCGAGTTCCTTCGGATTACTCCTTGCCGCTTATGCTGAACAACCCTTTGAGATTGACAGATGAGAGTCTGAAAGCAGTTGCTCAAAACTGTCCAATGCTTGAGTCAGTCCGGTTATCTTTCTCTGATGGGGAATTTCCATCCTTTTCGTCATTTACATTGAATGGAATTCTTACTTTGATCGAGATGTGTCCGATTAGGGAGCTTGTTCTTGACCATGTGTATTCGTTCAACGATGTTGGGATGGAAGCCCTATGTAGAGCTGAGCACCTTGAAAGTTTGGAGGTAGTGAGATGTCAAGAAATAAGTGATGAGGGGCTGCAACTGGTAGGACAGTTTCCTCGGTTGTGCATATTACGGATGAGAAAGTGTCTAGGAGTAACAGATGAAGGGTTAAAACCTCTTGTTGGTTCGTATAAATTGGAAGATATGACTGTTGAAGATTGTCCTCAAATTTCAGAAAGGGGAGTTCAAGGAGCTGCAAAATTTGTATCGTTTCGACAAGACTTGTCATGGAT ACCGATTTTTCTTCATTTCCTCGACTCGTTCGTTCTCTTCCCTGGAACCCTAGCTGCTGCGATTTTGGGGGTTTCAGAATTCATCAACTGCTGTTGCGTCTGCCTCCGTCAAAGGCCGGCGATTTCTAAACCGACCACCACGCGACATCAGCTCTCCTCTCCTTCCTTTCTGAACCGACCACCACGACGATTTCCAG
- the LOC136224348 gene encoding F-box/LRR-repeat protein 14 isoform X1, with the protein MDNLPDQLVWEIFSRVDKTVDRNSASLACKRLHEVDSEQRQSLRFGCGLDPANEALTSLCKRFPNLVKVEITYSGWMSKLGKQLNDQGLQILANNCPYMEDLTLSYCTFLTDVGLSHLASCAKLSALNLNFTPRITGCGILSVVVGCKKLIVLHLNRCLNVTSGEWLEYLGKLETLEDLSIKNCRVIGEGDLIKLGCSWRKLKKLQFEVDANYRYMKVYDRLAVDRWQKQLVHCESMLELSLMNCIISPGRGLACVLGKCRNLERIHLDMCVGVRDCDIISLAQKSRNLRSISVRVPSDYSLPLMLNNPLRLTDESLKAVAQNCPMLESVRLSFSDGEFPSFSSFTLNGILTLIEMCPIRELVLDHVYSFNDVGMEALCRAEHLESLEVVRCQEISDEGLQLVGQFPRLCILRMRKCLGVTDEGLKPLVGSYKLEDMTVEDCPQISERGVQGAAKFVSFRQDLSWIRPIFLHFLDSFVLFPGTLAAAILGVSEFINCCCVCLRQRPAISKPTTTRHQLSSPSFLNRPPRRFPAMLDQLIMNMYDNKKQEAMNHEQNSICT; encoded by the exons ATGGATAATTTACCAGACCAACTGGTTTGGGAGATCTTCAGTAGAGTCGATAAAACTGTTGATAGAAATTCTGCTTCATTAGCATGTAAGCGTCTCCATGAAGTAGATAGTGAGCAGAGACAATCTCTCCGCTTTGGTTGTGGATTAGATCCTGCAAATGAAGCTTTAACTTCTCTCTGCAAGAGATTTCCTAACTTGGTCAAAGTAGAAATAACTTATTCGGGTTGGATGTCCAAGCTAGGAAAGCAGTTAAACGACCAAGGCCTCCAGATTCTCGCTAATAACTGCCCATATATGGAGGATCTCACTTTAAGCTATTGCACATTCTTAACAGATGTGGGTCTTTCTCACTTAGCTTCTTGTGCCAAGCTTTCAGcattgaatttgaatttcacGCCGAGAATCACAGGTTGTGGCATCTTGTCTGTTGTTGTGGGTTGCAAAAAACTCATCGTTCTCCACCTTAACCGATGTCTCAATGTTACTAGTGGTGAATGGTTGGAATACCTCGGCAAGTTAGAGACGCTTGAAGACCTTTCGATTAAGAATTGTAGAGTGATAGGGGAGGGAGATTTGATTAAGTTAGGATGTAGCTGGAGAAAACTAAAAAAGCTGCAGTTTGAAGTGGATGCGAATTACCGATATATGAAGGTTTATGATCGGCTAGCCGTAGATCGATGGCAGAAGCAATTGGTCCACTGTGAATCTATGTTGGAACTCAGCCTCATGAATTGCATCATCAGCCCAGGTAGGGGACTTGCTTGTGTCCTGGGTAAGTGCAGGAACTTGGAGAGGATTCACTTGGACATGTGTGTTGGGGTACGAGACTGTGACATTATAAGCCTAGCCCAAAAATCGAGAAATCTTCGGTCAATTTCTGTCCGAGTTCCTTCGGATTACTCCTTGCCGCTTATGCTGAACAACCCTTTGAGATTGACAGATGAGAGTCTGAAAGCAGTTGCTCAAAACTGTCCAATGCTTGAGTCAGTCCGGTTATCTTTCTCTGATGGGGAATTTCCATCCTTTTCGTCATTTACATTGAATGGAATTCTTACTTTGATCGAGATGTGTCCGATTAGGGAGCTTGTTCTTGACCATGTGTATTCGTTCAACGATGTTGGGATGGAAGCCCTATGTAGAGCTGAGCACCTTGAAAGTTTGGAGGTAGTGAGATGTCAAGAAATAAGTGATGAGGGGCTGCAACTGGTAGGACAGTTTCCTCGGTTGTGCATATTACGGATGAGAAAGTGTCTAGGAGTAACAGATGAAGGGTTAAAACCTCTTGTTGGTTCGTATAAATTGGAAGATATGACTGTTGAAGATTGTCCTCAAATTTCAGAAAGGGGAGTTCAAGGAGCTGCAAAATTTGTATCGTTTCGACAAGACTTGTCATGGAT CAGACCGATTTTTCTTCATTTCCTCGACTCGTTCGTTCTCTTCCCTGGAACCCTAGCTGCTGCGATTTTGGGGGTTTCAGAATTCATCAACTGCTGTTGCGTCTGCCTCCGTCAAAGGCCGGCGATTTCTAAACCGACCACCACGCGACATCAGCTCTCCTCTCCTTCCTTTCTGAACCGACCACCACGACGATTTCCAG
- the LOC136224348 gene encoding F-box/LRR-repeat protein 14 isoform X4: MDNLPDQLVWEIFSRVDKTVDRNSASLACKRLHEVDSEQRQSLRFGCGLDPANEALTSLCKRFPNLVKVEITYSGWMSKLGKQLNDQGLQILANNCPYMEDLTLSYCTFLTDVGLSHLASCAKLSALNLNFTPRITGCGILSVVVGCKKLIVLHLNRCLNVTSGEWLEYLGKLETLEDLSIKNCRVIGEGDLIKLGCSWRKLKKLQFEVDANYRYMKVYDRLAVDRWQKQLVHCESMLELSLMNCIISPGRGLACVLGKCRNLERIHLDMCVGVRDCDIISLAQKSRNLRSISVRVPSDYSLPLMLNNPLRLTDESLKAVAQNCPMLESVRLSFSDGEFPSFSSFTLNGILTLIEMCPIRELVLDHVYSFNDVGMEALCRAEHLESLEVVRCQEISDEGLQLVGQFPRLCILRMRKCLGVTDEGLKPLVGSYKLEDMTVEDCPQISERGVQGAAKFVSFRQDLSWMY; this comes from the coding sequence ATGGATAATTTACCAGACCAACTGGTTTGGGAGATCTTCAGTAGAGTCGATAAAACTGTTGATAGAAATTCTGCTTCATTAGCATGTAAGCGTCTCCATGAAGTAGATAGTGAGCAGAGACAATCTCTCCGCTTTGGTTGTGGATTAGATCCTGCAAATGAAGCTTTAACTTCTCTCTGCAAGAGATTTCCTAACTTGGTCAAAGTAGAAATAACTTATTCGGGTTGGATGTCCAAGCTAGGAAAGCAGTTAAACGACCAAGGCCTCCAGATTCTCGCTAATAACTGCCCATATATGGAGGATCTCACTTTAAGCTATTGCACATTCTTAACAGATGTGGGTCTTTCTCACTTAGCTTCTTGTGCCAAGCTTTCAGcattgaatttgaatttcacGCCGAGAATCACAGGTTGTGGCATCTTGTCTGTTGTTGTGGGTTGCAAAAAACTCATCGTTCTCCACCTTAACCGATGTCTCAATGTTACTAGTGGTGAATGGTTGGAATACCTCGGCAAGTTAGAGACGCTTGAAGACCTTTCGATTAAGAATTGTAGAGTGATAGGGGAGGGAGATTTGATTAAGTTAGGATGTAGCTGGAGAAAACTAAAAAAGCTGCAGTTTGAAGTGGATGCGAATTACCGATATATGAAGGTTTATGATCGGCTAGCCGTAGATCGATGGCAGAAGCAATTGGTCCACTGTGAATCTATGTTGGAACTCAGCCTCATGAATTGCATCATCAGCCCAGGTAGGGGACTTGCTTGTGTCCTGGGTAAGTGCAGGAACTTGGAGAGGATTCACTTGGACATGTGTGTTGGGGTACGAGACTGTGACATTATAAGCCTAGCCCAAAAATCGAGAAATCTTCGGTCAATTTCTGTCCGAGTTCCTTCGGATTACTCCTTGCCGCTTATGCTGAACAACCCTTTGAGATTGACAGATGAGAGTCTGAAAGCAGTTGCTCAAAACTGTCCAATGCTTGAGTCAGTCCGGTTATCTTTCTCTGATGGGGAATTTCCATCCTTTTCGTCATTTACATTGAATGGAATTCTTACTTTGATCGAGATGTGTCCGATTAGGGAGCTTGTTCTTGACCATGTGTATTCGTTCAACGATGTTGGGATGGAAGCCCTATGTAGAGCTGAGCACCTTGAAAGTTTGGAGGTAGTGAGATGTCAAGAAATAAGTGATGAGGGGCTGCAACTGGTAGGACAGTTTCCTCGGTTGTGCATATTACGGATGAGAAAGTGTCTAGGAGTAACAGATGAAGGGTTAAAACCTCTTGTTGGTTCGTATAAATTGGAAGATATGACTGTTGAAGATTGTCCTCAAATTTCAGAAAGGGGAGTTCAAGGAGCTGCAAAATTTGTATCGTTTCGACAAGACTTGTCATGGATGTATTGA
- the LOC136223352 gene encoding flotillin-like protein 3 — MWKVAAPSEYLAITGSNIKDIKLAKKAFVWPLQKCTRFDISPVNYTFEVQAMSAEKLPFILPAVFTIGPRVDDPDSLILYARLISHHDKQSNHVIELVQGVIEGETRVLAAAMTMEAIFKGTKEFKQEVFGKVQLELNQFGLIIYNANVKQLVDVRGHEYFSYLGQKTQMEAANQAKIDVAEARMKGEIGSKFREGQTTQNAAKIDVETKIASTQRHGEGRKEEIRVNTDVKIFQNEKEADVAKANAELATKKAGWAQDSQLAEVESAKAVAIREAELQCEVERKNALAQTEKLKSELLSKATVDYETKVQEANWGLYKKQREADAEKALAEAAFFARQQAAEGELYAKKKEAEAEKARAEAAFFARQRAAEGELYAKKKEAEAIQALAQAQGYYLSTLLKQFDGNYAALRDYIMLEKNMFQDIAKINAEALNGLQPKISIWNNGGGMETAKGGLGGMKDIAGVYSMLPPLFKTVHEQTGMVPPAWLGTLTDASADSD, encoded by the exons ATGTGGAAAGTTGCAGCTCCTTCGGAGTATCTAGCGATCACTGGATCAAATATCAAAGACATCAAGCTAGCCAAGAAGGCTTTTGTTTGGCCATTACAAAAGTGCACTCGCTTCGATATTTCTCCGGTTAACTACACTTTCGAAGTTCAAGCTATGAGCGCCGAGAAACTCCCTTTTATTCTTCCTGCTGTCTTCACAATCGGTCCTCGCGTCGACGATCCGGATAGTCTAATTCTTTACGCCCGCTTGATTTCTCACCATGATAAGCAGTCCAACCATGTCATTGAGCTTGTCCAGGGCGTTATTGAAGGCGAAACCCGTGTCTTGGCTGCTGCTATGACTATGGAAGCTATCTTTAAGGGTACCAAAGAGTTCAAGCAAGAAGTCTTTGGAAAAGTTCAGTTGGAGCTCAATCAATTTGGATTGATCATCTACAATGCTAATGTTAAACAACTTGTTGATGTTCGAGGCCATGAATATTTCTCTTATTTGGGCCAGAAAACTCAGATGGAAGCTGCCAATCAAGCCAAG ATTGATGTTGCTGAAGCAAGGATGAAGGGTGAAATCGGATCCAAATTTCGGGAAGGACAAACAACACAAAACGCAGCGAAAATTGATGTAGAAACAAAGATTGCATCAACACAAAGGCACGGAGAGGGTAGGAAGGAGGAGATAAGAGTGAATACTGATGTGAAAATATTTCAGAATGAAAAAGAGGCAGATGTAGCAAAGGCCAATGCTGAACTGGCAACAAAAAAGGCTGGGTGGGCTCAGGATTCTCAACTAGCTGAGGTTGAGTCTGCCAAGGCTGTTGCTATAAGAGAAGCTGAGTTGCAATGTGAGGTTGAAAGGAAGAATGCTTTGGCTCAGACTGAGAAACTCAAGTCCGAACTGCTCAGTAAGGCCACTGTGGATTATGAGACCAAG GTGCAAGAGGCAAACTGGGGGCTTTACAAGAAACAAAGAGAAGCGGATGCTGAGAAAGCCCTAGCAGAAGCAGCCTTCTTCGCTCGTCAACAAGCTGCAGAAGGAGAGCTGTACGCAAAGAAGAAAGAAGCAGAAGCAGAGAAAGCCAGAGCAGAAGCAGCCTTCTTTGCTCGTCAACGAGCTGCAGAAGGGGAGCTGTATGCCAAGAAGAAAGAAGCAGAAGCAATTCAAGCCTTGGCTCAAGCACAAGGATATTACTTAAGCACTTTGCTAAAGCAATTCGATGGAAATTATGCTGCATTGAGAGATTACATAATGCTTGAGAAGAATATGTTCCAAGATATTGCCAAGATAAATGCTGAGGCACTGAATGGGTTGCAGCCCAAAATTAGCATATGGAACAATGGCGGCGGCATGGAGACTGCTAAAGGTGGTCTTGGAGGTATGAAGGATATTGCAGGTGTGTACAGCATGTTGCCTCCTTTGTTCAAAACTGTACATGAGCAGACTGGTATGGTGCCACCAGCTTGGCTTGGCACTTTGACTGATGCTTCTGCTGATTCTGATTAA